The following proteins come from a genomic window of Gottfriedia acidiceleris:
- a CDS encoding DNA topoisomerase III yields the protein MKLIIAEKPDQGLKLAAPFKFQKKKGFLVIQPNEFFPKGAYLTWAIGHLCELLSPEEYDEKWKKWSLNTLPIIPNRFGHKVSKGKWDQFSIIKNLVHLDEVSEIILAGDCEREGEHIVRLILNLAGNKKPMRRLWISSLTENAVKKGFSQLLDESETKSLFFEAYSRACADWLVGMNASRVYSLHLQKKGIQDVFSLGRVQTPTLALIVKRELEIERFNSEPYWEVFATFQFDKQKFFGKWHNELESKIMSKELAEKIAGFCENKNVKITDIEQERKEFQPPFLYNLSALQADANSKYKFSPQKTLEIAQKLYVKGNISYPRSDSSFITKEEAMMLPDILKKLENIEQFSKFFPLPNQSILNNSRYVNEKKVTDHYAIIPTEQVPNIQKMNDEELKIYELIVNRLISAHYPNSVFDYTTIHTLVDGRATFISKGKIMVQEGWRKVIFEKSKEKNTEEQNLPVVETGQEGIVKKVEVKEKKTQAPKRYTEGQLITLMKSAGKHIDNPELTKILNKTEGLGTEATRAGIIGTLKNRKYIEVKKNQVFATDKGKLIIYALGENILTSPEMTAKWEQRLSEIGEGKASSLEFMEQTKKLTEKIILDAYENEKIWNFSEFKIEEMQNSKFGPKKKSTSVGKCIKCGGKMVDKGSFYGCDQFQKTKCEVTISKKILGKTITKALIKQLLNGETTEAIKGFSKDGKEFEASLKFNESGKIMFIQNSIK from the coding sequence ATGAAATTAATTATTGCCGAAAAGCCTGATCAAGGTTTAAAGCTTGCAGCCCCTTTTAAATTTCAAAAGAAAAAAGGGTTCTTAGTCATTCAACCTAACGAGTTTTTTCCAAAAGGTGCTTATTTAACTTGGGCAATTGGCCATTTATGTGAGTTATTATCACCTGAAGAATATGATGAAAAATGGAAAAAGTGGTCATTAAATACTTTGCCAATTATACCTAATCGCTTTGGGCATAAAGTATCAAAAGGAAAATGGGATCAATTTTCAATCATTAAGAATTTAGTCCATTTAGATGAGGTTAGTGAAATAATTCTTGCAGGTGACTGTGAACGGGAAGGAGAACATATCGTTCGCCTTATTTTAAATTTAGCTGGAAATAAAAAACCAATGAGAAGACTTTGGATTTCGTCATTAACAGAAAATGCTGTTAAAAAAGGATTTAGTCAACTATTGGATGAAAGTGAAACAAAAAGCTTATTCTTTGAGGCGTATAGCCGTGCATGTGCAGATTGGTTAGTTGGGATGAATGCATCAAGAGTATATTCATTACATTTACAAAAAAAAGGAATCCAGGATGTATTTTCGTTAGGAAGAGTTCAAACACCTACATTAGCACTTATTGTTAAAAGAGAACTTGAAATTGAAAGGTTTAATTCCGAACCTTATTGGGAGGTTTTTGCTACTTTTCAGTTTGATAAGCAAAAATTTTTTGGAAAATGGCATAACGAATTAGAATCTAAAATTATGTCAAAGGAATTAGCTGAAAAAATTGCTGGCTTCTGTGAAAATAAAAACGTAAAAATTACTGATATTGAGCAAGAAAGAAAAGAGTTTCAACCACCTTTTCTATATAATTTATCGGCACTCCAAGCTGATGCAAACAGTAAATATAAATTTTCACCTCAAAAAACACTTGAGATTGCACAAAAACTTTATGTCAAAGGGAATATTTCATATCCACGTTCAGACTCAAGTTTTATTACGAAAGAAGAAGCAATGATGCTCCCAGATATATTGAAGAAGCTTGAAAATATTGAGCAATTTTCAAAATTCTTTCCTCTGCCAAATCAATCGATATTAAATAATAGTCGCTACGTTAATGAGAAAAAGGTCACGGATCACTATGCAATTATTCCTACTGAGCAAGTACCAAATATCCAAAAAATGAATGATGAGGAATTGAAAATATATGAATTAATTGTAAATCGTTTAATTAGTGCACATTATCCTAATTCAGTTTTTGATTATACAACAATTCATACGTTAGTTGACGGACGAGCGACTTTTATTTCAAAAGGGAAAATAATGGTTCAGGAAGGTTGGCGTAAAGTCATATTCGAAAAATCAAAAGAAAAAAATACAGAAGAACAAAATTTACCCGTTGTTGAAACTGGGCAAGAAGGAATTGTAAAAAAAGTAGAGGTAAAGGAAAAGAAAACTCAAGCACCTAAGAGATATACAGAGGGACAATTAATAACATTAATGAAGTCTGCCGGAAAACATATTGATAATCCGGAATTAACAAAAATACTAAATAAAACTGAAGGACTAGGTACTGAGGCAACTAGGGCCGGTATTATTGGTACTTTAAAAAATAGAAAATATATTGAAGTTAAGAAAAATCAAGTTTTCGCTACGGATAAAGGGAAGCTTATAATCTATGCGCTAGGGGAAAATATTTTAACTTCACCTGAAATGACTGCAAAATGGGAACAGAGATTAAGTGAAATTGGTGAAGGAAAAGCAAGTAGTCTTGAGTTTATGGAACAAACAAAAAAATTAACTGAAAAAATAATTCTTGATGCATATGAAAATGAGAAGATATGGAATTTTTCAGAGTTTAAAATTGAAGAGATGCAAAATTCGAAGTTTGGTCCGAAGAAAAAATCAACTAGTGTTGGAAAATGTATTAAATGTGGTGGTAAAATGGTCGATAAAGGGTCATTTTATGGGTGCGATCAATTCCAAAAAACAAAATGTGAAGTTACAATTTCAAAAAAAATATTAGGAAAAACAATTACAAAGGCGTTAATAAAGCAGTTATTAAACGGTGAGACTACAGAAGCTATTAAAGGGTTTTCAAAGGATGGCAAAGAATTTGAAGCTTCTTTAAAATTTAATGAATCAGGGAAGATTATGTTTATCCAAAATTCCATTAAATAA
- a CDS encoding DUF3979 family protein, with amino-acid sequence MICFLENTFQIKLEKNDKGDYPIIVTDEGLFSEMSLKDKPSTYVKFIINEYDELTIDWYIENENRFSVKSLQVHQMILINDHDENSIQFVLERWQSRMFKIQWKPKLHIEFGLYYEVCEDCD; translated from the coding sequence ATGATTTGTTTTTTAGAAAATACCTTTCAAATAAAATTAGAAAAAAATGATAAAGGTGATTATCCGATTATTGTGACTGACGAAGGACTATTTAGCGAGATGAGTCTGAAAGATAAACCTAGCACGTATGTTAAGTTTATTATAAATGAATACGATGAGTTAACGATTGATTGGTATATCGAAAATGAAAATCGCTTCTCAGTAAAAAGCTTACAAGTTCATCAAATGATCTTAATAAACGATCATGATGAAAATTCAATTCAATTTGTATTAGAACGTTGGCAAAGTAGGATGTTTAAGATTCAATGGAAGCCAAAGTTACACATTGAATTTGGTTTATATTATGAAGTTTGTGAAGATTGCGATTAA
- a CDS encoding YkvI family membrane protein: MKFNFSKEARNIAFTYVGTVIGAGFATGKEIVEFFSINGVYGAMGILFATILFCWFGTKIMTIAHTYKLNSAQQFNVLLFGELGGNIINGLLFFVLIGVTSVMLSGAGAVFKNYLHFDSFIGSLLFIILTFMVLRKGTSGLFSLNNTVVPIMCAFIVAVFINSHLPFTMHEITLDHILPSINTLNYTVFTKPITYVCLNMALAQAVLVPIGFECKEKSSIVQGGVLGGLILGTILLLIHLNVSGVTNFQQYDIPMVEVIKKIHPIFYYFFLMVILAEIFTTLVGNIYGMSRQINSYIRLNTNVVVILLLICCLFISIIGYGPLLTFLYPLIGWISFLVILTLLKPKKSS; this comes from the coding sequence ATGAAATTCAACTTTAGTAAAGAAGCTCGAAATATAGCCTTTACGTATGTCGGAACAGTGATTGGAGCAGGTTTTGCAACGGGTAAAGAGATAGTAGAGTTCTTTTCAATTAACGGGGTATATGGTGCAATGGGGATCCTTTTTGCCACTATATTATTTTGTTGGTTTGGAACAAAAATTATGACAATTGCTCATACATATAAATTAAATTCTGCTCAGCAATTTAATGTACTATTGTTTGGAGAACTCGGAGGAAATATTATTAATGGGCTATTATTTTTTGTTTTAATTGGCGTTACAAGTGTCATGTTGTCTGGTGCGGGAGCTGTATTTAAAAATTACTTACATTTTGACTCATTTATCGGATCATTATTATTTATCATTTTGACTTTTATGGTTTTAAGAAAAGGGACAAGTGGTTTATTCAGTCTAAATAATACGGTAGTCCCAATTATGTGTGCTTTTATCGTCGCAGTTTTCATCAACTCACATTTACCATTTACGATGCATGAAATAACATTAGACCATATTTTACCTTCTATTAATACGCTTAACTATACAGTGTTTACAAAACCAATAACCTATGTTTGTTTAAATATGGCATTAGCCCAGGCAGTTTTAGTACCGATTGGTTTTGAATGCAAAGAAAAATCTTCTATTGTTCAAGGCGGTGTATTAGGCGGTTTAATATTGGGCACTATTTTATTACTAATTCACCTGAACGTTTCAGGTGTAACCAATTTTCAACAGTATGATATTCCAATGGTAGAGGTAATCAAAAAAATCCATCCAATTTTCTATTACTTTTTCCTAATGGTTATTCTAGCTGAAATTTTCACCACATTAGTTGGAAATATATATGGGATGTCTAGACAAATTAATTCTTATATCCGATTAAATACAAATGTAGTCGTGATCTTATTATTAATTTGTTGCTTGTTTATTAGCATTATTGGCTATGGACCATTATTAACATTCCTTTATCCACTTATCGGTTGGATTAGTTTCCTTGTAATCCTAACCTTACTAAAACCTAAAAAATCATCTTAA
- a CDS encoding MDR family MFS transporter, producing the protein MNILKWNFNMKIRLVAEFFFGLFFWMYLPFLAIYFAEELGKVTAGILLMCSQAVGVFANLIGGYLADTYGRKRMMVISAFIQAGGMILLTIANLPILNSPWLTFLGFAIISVTGMLYNPASSAMVADTVEDKDERNLVFAVFYTMININVVIGPIIGGILFFKARFLLFTISSLIFLIVAFMILLLIKESLPDSLRQEKEASISKVLIKQVKNYRVIFTDKVFFLFVAAGILISQTFTQLDLLLAVYIKESIPVQTLFSFGNLILRTNSETLFSWVIAENGLIVALFTVLITKFANKFNERFLFFASSVCYALSMLLFGFTLSAYVIFIAMALFTLGEILVVGNQNSFIAKIAPENQRGQYFAAAGLRWSLGRTIAPLTIPLAGLIGYKWTFSIISLLALIGAYLFELMFKEIKKKPEPFSDQMKVG; encoded by the coding sequence ATGAATATACTTAAATGGAATTTTAATATGAAGATCAGGCTTGTTGCTGAGTTTTTCTTTGGATTGTTTTTTTGGATGTATTTACCATTTTTAGCCATTTATTTTGCTGAAGAATTAGGCAAAGTGACAGCAGGGATCTTACTTATGTGCTCTCAAGCTGTTGGTGTATTTGCAAATTTAATCGGTGGATATTTGGCTGATACTTATGGCCGAAAACGAATGATGGTAATTTCAGCTTTCATTCAAGCTGGAGGAATGATTTTGCTAACAATTGCAAATTTACCAATTTTAAATTCTCCATGGCTAACTTTTTTAGGATTTGCAATTATAAGTGTCACAGGAATGCTATATAATCCTGCAAGTTCTGCTATGGTAGCAGATACAGTTGAGGATAAAGATGAAAGAAACTTAGTCTTCGCTGTTTTTTATACGATGATAAATATTAATGTAGTGATCGGTCCAATTATTGGTGGTATTTTATTTTTCAAAGCAAGATTTTTATTATTTACTATTTCTTCATTGATCTTTTTAATTGTCGCTTTTATGATTCTACTATTAATAAAGGAATCATTACCAGACTCTTTAAGACAAGAAAAAGAAGCGTCTATTTCAAAAGTTTTAATTAAACAAGTAAAGAATTATCGTGTAATTTTTACTGATAAGGTTTTCTTCTTATTTGTAGCAGCTGGTATATTAATCTCTCAAACTTTTACTCAATTAGATTTATTACTAGCGGTTTATATAAAAGAAAGTATTCCGGTTCAAACATTATTTAGTTTTGGTAATCTTATTTTACGAACAAATAGTGAAACATTATTTAGCTGGGTCATAGCCGAAAATGGTTTAATCGTAGCATTATTTACAGTTTTAATAACGAAATTTGCCAATAAGTTTAATGAAAGATTTTTATTTTTTGCATCATCTGTTTGTTATGCTTTATCTATGTTATTGTTTGGATTCACCCTATCAGCCTATGTTATTTTTATTGCAATGGCACTCTTTACGTTGGGTGAGATATTGGTTGTAGGAAATCAGAACTCATTTATTGCAAAAATTGCCCCTGAAAATCAACGTGGACAGTATTTTGCAGCAGCAGGTTTAAGATGGTCACTCGGACGAACGATAGCACCATTAACGATTCCACTAGCTGGGCTAATTGGATATAAATGGACATTTAGCATAATTTCGCTCCTAGCCTTGATTGGAGCATATTTATTTGAATTGATGTTTAAAGAAATCAAGAAAAAACCTGAACCTTTTTCTGATCAAATGAAAGTAGGATAA
- a CDS encoding metal ABC transporter substrate-binding protein, translating to MKLKKLAITTLLVTSAVLSACNKDTHQQSTKNKNKLTIYTTIYPLQDFAEKIGGKYVDVHSIYPTGVDTHDFEPTSKQIVKIANSDLFVYNGAGMEPFADKIKDTLKNNDVAILEATKNIELIKSNEEEIEEDEDHHDVDPHVWLDPSRAKIEAQNIRDELVKLMPKNKQYFEANYDKIENQFDELDNELRNLVLHSARKDIVVSHAAYGYLEQHYGIEQIPITGLSPSQEPSQKDLKKVVDFVKEHHVKYILFETFATPKVATVVKNETHAEILRLNHLATISEDDLKKHKDYFDLMQENIDTLDKTLNNR from the coding sequence ATGAAATTAAAAAAATTGGCAATAACGACTTTGCTAGTAACAAGTGCAGTTCTGTCAGCTTGCAATAAAGACACACATCAGCAAAGTACAAAAAATAAAAATAAGCTAACGATATATACAACCATTTATCCTTTACAAGATTTTGCTGAAAAAATTGGTGGTAAATACGTTGATGTACATTCCATATACCCTACTGGTGTGGATACTCATGATTTTGAACCAACTTCTAAACAAATAGTAAAAATCGCAAACTCTGATTTATTTGTTTACAATGGTGCAGGTATGGAACCTTTTGCAGATAAAATTAAAGATACACTTAAAAATAATGATGTTGCAATCTTAGAGGCAACTAAAAATATTGAATTAATAAAGTCAAACGAAGAAGAAATTGAGGAAGATGAAGATCATCATGACGTTGATCCACATGTTTGGTTAGATCCATCTCGTGCAAAAATTGAAGCACAAAATATTAGAGATGAATTAGTTAAATTAATGCCAAAAAACAAACAATACTTTGAAGCAAATTATGATAAAATTGAAAATCAATTTGATGAACTTGATAATGAATTAAGAAATTTAGTTTTACATTCTGCACGTAAGGATATTGTCGTTTCACATGCAGCTTATGGATATTTGGAACAACATTACGGAATTGAACAAATCCCGATCACAGGACTTTCCCCTTCTCAAGAGCCATCACAGAAGGATTTAAAGAAAGTTGTTGATTTTGTAAAAGAACATCATGTCAAATATATATTGTTCGAAACATTTGCTACACCAAAAGTAGCAACAGTTGTAAAAAATGAAACCCATGCTGAAATCTTAAGACTTAATCACCTAGCAACTATTTCAGAAGATGATTTAAAGAAACATAAAGATTATTTTGACTTAATGCAAGAAAATATCGACACATTAGATAAGACATTAAATAACCGTTAA
- the pssA gene encoding CDP-diacylglycerol--serine O-phosphatidyltransferase, with protein MIRKSIPNLFTLGNLYCGFLSIGFAAKGEFRNAAILILIGMMLDSMDGRVARVLGVQSQLGKELDSLADIVTFGVAPSYLVYCTQFSTEGIFGLGIAGLFPLFGAYRLARFNVTPISTSLKYFTGVPITAAGGLVAFLTLFGSRIPQIVIITVFVALAFLMVSRIKIPSFKDIPIPKYATIITIFLGYALYLVWHAKKEQWPFFIYLAIPLYIFFIFFQFFKSKKKQSSNENKKPRKFRLKRKS; from the coding sequence ATGATAAGAAAAAGTATTCCAAACCTATTTACTCTAGGGAATTTATATTGTGGGTTTCTATCGATCGGCTTTGCAGCTAAAGGAGAATTTAGAAACGCCGCAATTCTTATTTTAATAGGAATGATGCTCGATAGTATGGACGGTCGAGTTGCTAGAGTTTTAGGAGTCCAATCACAATTAGGAAAAGAACTAGACTCTTTAGCTGATATAGTTACGTTTGGAGTTGCACCTTCCTATTTGGTATATTGTACACAATTTTCAACTGAAGGTATCTTTGGTCTTGGAATTGCTGGTTTATTCCCACTGTTTGGGGCATATAGATTAGCAAGATTTAATGTTACACCGATTTCAACTTCACTAAAATATTTTACTGGAGTTCCAATTACAGCAGCTGGTGGTCTTGTTGCTTTTTTAACATTATTTGGAAGTCGAATACCACAAATAGTCATCATAACAGTTTTTGTTGCATTAGCATTCTTAATGGTTAGTAGAATTAAAATTCCAAGCTTTAAAGATATTCCTATTCCTAAATATGCTACAATTATTACGATTTTTTTAGGATACGCATTATATCTAGTATGGCATGCTAAAAAAGAACAATGGCCATTCTTTATTTATTTAGCTATTCCGCTTTACATCTTCTTTATTTTCTTTCAATTTTTCAAAAGTAAAAAGAAACAATCAAGTAATGAAAATAAGAAACCACGTAAATTCCGTTTAAAAAGAAAATCTTAA
- a CDS encoding peptide ABC transporter substrate-binding protein, which translates to MKRRLATTVSSLLVLSTVLAACGKDTEKTATNSQKDKKQTLRLTTTTEIPSMDSAKTTDSMSFEVLDNVNEGLLRLGEGDEVVDGVAKKDSVEVSKDGLTYTFHLRDTQWSNGEPVTANDFVYGWQRAVDPKTASEYSFILYYVKNAEAIFNGKMPKDQLGVKALDDKTLQVTLEQPTPYFLQLTTFGTYLPENQKWVESKGDQYGLEANTQLYNGPFTLSEWKHEQSFTLKKNPKYWDKDSVKLDEIKYNVVKDTSSAVNLYENGDIDKVMLDSEYVDKYKNNPEYKTQLDARLVFFRFNEKLPIFKNAKARKAFDLAYDKEAITSTILNDGSKPAYWLVPSEWVKGPDSKDFRDHNGDFNKYNVEEAKKLWAEAKKELGKDTFELKMLSYDDTTRKKAAEYVAGELEKNLPGLKITVAPQPFEIKLDNEKKLDYDFSFSGWGPDYPDPMTFIDMFLSNSPFNEMAYNNPQYDQLVNAAKKEADPQKRWDDMVEAEKVIMDEAGISPIYQRGRAYLQKDSVKGIIAHKFGGDFSYKWASNEK; encoded by the coding sequence ATGAAGCGTAGATTAGCAACAACTGTTTCAAGTTTATTGGTACTAAGTACGGTACTAGCAGCTTGTGGCAAAGACACAGAAAAAACAGCAACTAACTCACAGAAGGATAAGAAGCAAACGTTAAGGTTAACTACAACTACTGAGATTCCTTCAATGGATTCAGCAAAAACTACTGATTCAATGTCATTTGAAGTTTTAGACAATGTAAATGAAGGTTTACTTCGTTTAGGAGAGGGTGACGAAGTAGTAGATGGAGTTGCTAAGAAAGATTCGGTTGAAGTTAGTAAAGATGGTCTTACATATACTTTCCATTTACGTGATACACAATGGTCAAATGGTGAACCAGTAACTGCTAATGATTTCGTTTATGGTTGGCAACGTGCTGTAGATCCAAAAACTGCATCTGAATATTCATTTATTTTATATTATGTGAAAAATGCTGAAGCAATTTTCAATGGTAAAATGCCAAAAGACCAATTGGGTGTGAAAGCACTAGATGATAAAACATTACAAGTAACGCTAGAACAACCAACTCCTTATTTCTTACAATTAACTACTTTTGGGACATACTTACCTGAAAATCAAAAGTGGGTAGAGTCTAAAGGGGATCAGTATGGTTTAGAAGCAAATACTCAATTATATAATGGTCCATTTACTTTAAGTGAATGGAAGCATGAGCAAAGCTTTACATTAAAGAAGAATCCAAAATATTGGGACAAGGATTCAGTTAAGTTAGATGAAATTAAATACAATGTAGTTAAAGATACTTCTTCGGCAGTTAACTTATATGAAAACGGCGATATTGATAAAGTAATGCTTGATTCTGAATACGTTGATAAATATAAAAATAACCCTGAATACAAAACTCAATTAGATGCTCGTTTAGTATTCTTCCGTTTTAATGAAAAACTGCCAATCTTTAAAAATGCTAAAGCTCGTAAAGCATTTGACTTAGCATATGATAAAGAAGCAATTACATCTACGATTTTAAATGATGGTTCTAAACCTGCATACTGGTTAGTTCCGTCTGAGTGGGTAAAAGGACCAGATTCAAAAGATTTCCGTGATCATAATGGTGACTTTAACAAATATAATGTCGAAGAAGCTAAAAAATTATGGGCAGAAGCTAAAAAAGAACTTGGTAAAGATACATTTGAGCTAAAAATGCTATCTTATGATGATACAACTCGTAAAAAAGCTGCTGAGTATGTTGCTGGTGAACTTGAGAAGAATTTACCTGGTTTAAAAATTACAGTAGCTCCACAACCGTTTGAAATTAAACTTGATAACGAGAAAAAATTAGATTATGACTTCTCATTCTCAGGTTGGGGTCCAGACTATCCAGATCCAATGACATTTATTGATATGTTCTTATCTAACAGTCCATTCAATGAAATGGCATACAATAATCCACAATATGATCAGCTTGTAAACGCTGCTAAGAAAGAAGCAGACCCACAAAAACGTTGGGATGATATGGTAGAAGCTGAAAAAGTAATTATGGATGAAGCTGGTATTTCACCAATTTACCAACGCGGCCGTGCATATTTACAAAAAGATTCTGTTAAAGGTATTATTGCGCACAAATTTGGCGGAGATTTCTCTTACAAATGGGCTTCTAACGAAAAATAA